A portion of the Fusobacterium nucleatum genome contains these proteins:
- a CDS encoding autotransporter-associated N-terminal domain-containing protein, whose amino-acid sequence MKNNLSKVEKDLRSIARKYKTVRYSIGLAVLFLMLGINAFSEETVTREIIQNSVGNLQAKIETLKVENEKALEGLRLELVQLMEQGNQVVKSPWSSWQFGLNYMYSRWGGAYKGRGDKKEKYPYEGIFARSNDLFLRSISPDSDFYEKYTAASKERLKNSATTSDRKRQGLRGSNYGLENTLNQQEPIVQIELGASVRPREIVKSPVNVTAPRITVNPVTPFSKPSAPSEPTAPTIDIKGFDPAAPDVEAPDLPVAPTFNIQLGSYRNYMTQNTLGQTSGGRFSGDGKSYDTSENKTVRDTDLGTIPTVIYAWANGSGIGNFDSALLKAYFDYTNKNRGNGGGTLTVEGNLTIDSINPLTDRQKENETNAGRPHNAQPFLVGGARIATLDNARGGATIRNKATVNMIGPLVVGYEIQNDNAGSGKREVINEGTLTDDKEKDLEEIGGLKKGQVGGGKDTPSDTLELRRSQNLGNDKITVTRTRDILNNDGTMKEKGGYTGYKIGMILTQEFDDPDPGNNYYRLINDGRISFMGRNSIGIQVYAKPDSAPNTIIDVINKENSNGTGEITLGGIESYGLKLSSRILREANGRKSVFENRGKINIKGGDGSENSLSSGMAVLEDTTMMGSNFAIRAYKGMVVNKGTINVSGGKGNTGMILKVDAEDDITNDTNGIINVSGTANIGMRVDKGAVPTGASGTPEAINNGTINVSGSATKAKDGNIGMVAHKQAKAINNKHITFASGTKYGTGLLAKGAGAKIENKGGNAKITGSGLERTIGMSALQGTTGLNSGTIDLSGNRVTGVYNEGTFNMTGGLLKASGNQSISLYSKGSSSTTNITGGTIAAGDKAVGLYADGSTIGISNPTKLEAHNGGLMFYNYASNDPTNPSGRFNLTGNVEGDIKSGGTAFYFKGAASNTASFLNQMFNKGQASSTGKLKLKLEDGATLFVLDSPGGAPIKLSTVRTLGTALGDKVDISRTTSNKYKAYTVYKGSLEIDEAVNLDNETDNFYKMDFTASNVTINENISVTGSKAGKVIIAQANYNGATNSSTIKVTNKGKIDYSGNKSTALATDFGQVTNETSGTIRMSGDNSIGLYGAANSIVTNKGTIEMGKAGVGIWGANNLSNKYANRNINIVNSGTIRGISGKEGVFGIYAKNSHAGATSNISHSGNIDLSQAKKSTGIFMTKGTLNSSGNISVNEGSVGVNAEDSTVNVNGGTHTIGANSIGFNLKGNSSLLANSGNISITGKGSVAYLFEGVNLTSGTNFKDNLTLTATNGYTYINLTNSTLNYKNQKTINNDETIFVNSKNSTVNLLEGNDISSTKNKVVGVYSEGGVVSNAGKMTLMGDGSSALYSKGAATVNGAPGKITIGANGSGIYVVNAGSTGSNYGEITIGAGSVGMRAENGKIKNNSTGKISSTAEKATGMSQSGNENLENEGTITLTGNQSVGMHSEGVTAAGHQMINKGIVTVGHSATATSPSIGMYAANTDKTTIVNNGKVIAGNKSTGIYGGNITLNNNSETSAGNGGIGVYSKGGTVDIKENAKISVGDTLGDKQEGVGVYLAGNNQTLNSDTDNLTIGKGSFGYVMTGQGNTVRTGKAGTTRMINLTHSSIFMYSADRTGTAVNYNNLRSTGDLNYGIYASGRVDNYGTIDFSQGIGNIGAYSYTKGATTTPNSIRNYGTINVSKSDLQTNPDDRKYGIGMAAGYSEESPAGSGRKVTRGIGSIENHGLIRVTTPDSIGMYATGKGSRIYNGPTGRIELSGRKRNIGIFAENGAEVVNEGTITTVGSGNVGQIGIGITSGATLINRGNIHVNAARGYGLFVAGGIVKNYGNITVAGGAQKTKEVSASDTSKALGDEGLDRVGIKSPAGASKGTITSNGKVKKPTIVQAIPNRKPSEIPKSSIGMYLDTSGINYTKPINNVGALAGLKQGDLIVGTEAADYTNSKYIQLGQDIIKPYNEMIRKSGIEKWSIYSASLTWMASITQLPDYTIRNAYLVKIPYTVFAGDKNTTRDTYNFTDGLEQRYGVEGLNSREKELFKKLNKIGNNERILLQQAFDEMMGHQYANVQQRIYATGQILDKEFDYLRNEWKTVSKDSNKIKIFGIKGEYKTDTAGVIDYKNEAYGMAYVHENEDIKLGKGIGWYTGIVDNTFKFKDIGKSKEEQIQAKVGLLKSIPFDDNNSLNWTISGDIFVGYNKMHRKYLVVNEIFNAKSKYYTYGIGIKNKISKDFRLSEDFSLVPYGSLNLEYGRVNKIKEKVGEIRLEVKENYYVSVNPEIGAELTYKHLLASRKTFRMGLGIAYENELGKVANGKNKARVAYTNADWFNIRGEKEDRKGNIKFDLNIGLDNQRVGVTANAGYDTKGHNVRGGLGLRVIF is encoded by the coding sequence ATGAAAAACAATTTATCTAAAGTAGAGAAAGATTTGCGTTCTATAGCGAGGAAATACAAGACAGTAAGATATTCTATAGGATTAGCAGTTCTTTTTTTAATGTTAGGGATAAATGCCTTTTCAGAAGAAACTGTAACAAGGGAAATAATACAAAATTCTGTGGGAAATTTACAAGCAAAAATTGAAACATTAAAGGTTGAAAATGAAAAGGCTTTAGAAGGATTAAGATTAGAATTAGTACAATTAATGGAACAAGGAAATCAAGTGGTAAAATCTCCATGGAGTTCATGGCAATTTGGATTAAATTACATGTACAGTCGTTGGGGTGGAGCATATAAAGGAAGAGGAGATAAAAAAGAAAAGTATCCTTATGAAGGAATTTTTGCTAGAAGCAATGATTTATTTTTAAGAAGTATATCTCCAGATAGTGATTTTTATGAAAAATATACAGCAGCTTCAAAAGAAAGATTAAAAAATTCTGCTACAACATCAGATAGAAAAAGACAAGGTTTAAGAGGTTCTAATTATGGATTAGAAAATACTCTTAATCAACAAGAACCAATAGTTCAAATAGAACTAGGAGCATCAGTTAGACCAAGAGAAATAGTCAAATCACCAGTAAATGTAACAGCACCTAGAATAACAGTAAATCCAGTGACACCTTTCTCAAAACCAAGTGCACCATCTGAACCAACAGCACCAACAATAGATATTAAAGGGTTTGACCCTGCTGCACCAGATGTAGAAGCACCTGATTTACCAGTAGCACCTACTTTTAATATTCAATTAGGTTCTTATCGTAATTATATGACACAGAATACTCTTGGGCAGACAAGTGGTGGAAGATTTTCTGGAGATGGAAAATCATATGATACAAGTGAAAATAAAACAGTAAGAGATACTGATTTAGGTACAATACCAACAGTTATATATGCCTGGGCAAATGGTAGTGGGATTGGAAATTTTGACTCTGCTTTATTAAAAGCATATTTTGATTATACTAATAAAAATCGTGGAAATGGGGGTGGAACACTTACTGTTGAAGGAAATTTAACAATAGATTCTATAAATCCCTTAACTGATCGACAAAAAGAAAATGAAACAAATGCAGGTAGACCACATAATGCACAACCTTTTCTTGTAGGAGGAGCAAGAATTGCAACATTAGATAATGCAAGAGGAGGAGCTACAATAAGAAATAAAGCCACAGTAAATATGATTGGTCCACTTGTTGTAGGTTATGAAATACAAAATGATAATGCTGGTTCAGGAAAAAGAGAAGTAATAAATGAAGGAACTCTAACAGATGATAAAGAAAAAGATCTTGAGGAAATTGGAGGACTAAAAAAAGGACAAGTAGGAGGAGGAAAAGATACACCATCAGATACGCTTGAATTAAGGCGTTCACAAAATTTGGGTAATGATAAGATAACTGTTACAAGAACTCGTGATATTTTAAATAATGATGGAACTATGAAAGAAAAGGGTGGATATACAGGATATAAAATAGGAATGATTTTAACACAAGAGTTTGATGATCCTGATCCAGGAAATAATTATTATAGATTAATAAATGATGGAAGAATCTCATTTATGGGTAGGAATTCTATTGGAATACAAGTATATGCAAAGCCTGATAGTGCACCTAACACAATAATAGATGTTATAAATAAAGAAAATAGTAATGGAACAGGTGAAATAACATTAGGCGGAATAGAAAGCTATGGTTTAAAACTTTCTTCAAGAATTTTAAGAGAAGCTAATGGAAGAAAATCTGTATTTGAAAATAGAGGAAAAATAAATATTAAAGGTGGTGATGGAAGTGAAAATTCTCTTTCATCAGGAATGGCAGTATTAGAAGACACTACTATGATGGGAAGTAACTTTGCAATAAGAGCCTATAAAGGAATGGTAGTTAATAAAGGCACAATAAATGTTTCTGGTGGAAAAGGAAACACTGGAATGATTCTTAAAGTAGATGCTGAAGATGATATTACAAATGATACAAATGGTATTATAAATGTTAGTGGAACAGCTAATATTGGAATGAGAGTTGATAAAGGAGCAGTTCCAACAGGAGCTTCTGGCACACCTGAAGCAATAAATAATGGAACAATAAATGTTTCTGGTAGTGCTACTAAGGCAAAAGATGGAAATATTGGAATGGTAGCTCATAAACAAGCTAAAGCTATAAATAATAAACATATAACTTTTGCTAGTGGTACAAAATATGGTACAGGTTTATTAGCAAAAGGGGCAGGAGCTAAAATAGAAAATAAAGGTGGTAATGCAAAGATTACAGGTTCTGGATTAGAAAGAACAATTGGAATGTCAGCTTTACAAGGTACTACTGGTTTAAATAGTGGAACAATAGATTTAAGTGGAAATAGAGTAACTGGAGTATATAATGAAGGCACTTTCAATATGACTGGAGGTCTTTTAAAAGCGTCAGGAAATCAGTCTATCTCATTATATTCTAAAGGTTCATCATCAACAACTAATATTACAGGAGGAACAATAGCTGCTGGTGATAAGGCAGTGGGACTTTATGCTGATGGTTCAACAATAGGTATATCTAATCCTACTAAATTAGAAGCTCATAATGGTGGGTTGATGTTTTATAACTATGCAAGTAATGATCCTACTAATCCAAGTGGTAGATTCAATTTAACAGGTAATGTTGAAGGAGATATTAAATCAGGAGGAACAGCTTTCTATTTTAAAGGGGCAGCTTCAAATACAGCTTCTTTCCTTAATCAAATGTTTAATAAAGGACAAGCATCAAGTACAGGAAAATTAAAATTAAAATTAGAAGATGGAGCAACATTATTTGTTCTTGATAGCCCAGGAGGAGCACCAATAAAACTAAGTACTGTTAGAACATTGGGAACAGCTTTAGGAGATAAGGTAGATATATCAAGAACAACATCAAATAAATATAAGGCTTATACAGTTTATAAAGGTTCGTTAGAAATAGATGAAGCGGTAAATTTAGATAATGAAACAGATAATTTTTATAAAATGGATTTTACAGCTTCAAATGTTACTATAAATGAAAATATAAGTGTAACAGGTTCTAAAGCAGGTAAAGTAATAATAGCACAGGCTAATTATAATGGAGCAACAAATTCTTCAACTATAAAGGTAACAAATAAAGGTAAGATAGATTATTCTGGAAATAAATCCACAGCATTGGCAACAGATTTTGGACAAGTTACTAATGAAACATCAGGTACTATAAGAATGAGTGGAGATAACAGTATAGGACTTTATGGAGCAGCTAATTCTATTGTAACAAATAAAGGTACAATAGAAATGGGAAAAGCTGGAGTAGGAATTTGGGGTGCTAATAATTTATCTAATAAATATGCAAATAGAAATATTAACATAGTAAATTCTGGAACTATCAGAGGAATTAGTGGAAAAGAAGGAGTATTTGGAATATATGCTAAAAATAGTCATGCTGGAGCAACTTCTAATATTTCACATAGTGGTAATATAGATTTATCACAAGCTAAAAAGAGTACAGGAATATTTATGACAAAAGGAACATTGAATTCAAGTGGAAACATTTCTGTTAATGAAGGAAGTGTTGGTGTAAATGCAGAAGATTCAACTGTAAATGTAAATGGAGGAACTCACACAATAGGAGCTAATTCTATTGGATTTAATCTAAAAGGAAATTCTTCTCTTTTGGCAAATTCTGGAAATATTTCAATAACAGGAAAAGGATCTGTGGCATATTTATTTGAAGGAGTTAATTTAACTTCTGGTACTAATTTTAAAGATAATTTAACATTAACAGCAACAAATGGATACACATATATAAATCTTACAAATAGTACTTTAAATTATAAAAATCAAAAAACTATTAATAATGATGAAACAATTTTTGTAAATTCAAAAAATTCAACTGTTAATTTACTAGAAGGAAATGATATTTCTTCAACAAAAAATAAAGTTGTAGGTGTATATTCAGAAGGTGGAGTTGTATCAAATGCTGGGAAAATGACATTGATGGGAGATGGTTCATCAGCTTTATATAGTAAAGGTGCAGCAACAGTAAACGGAGCACCTGGTAAAATTACTATAGGAGCTAATGGTTCAGGAATATATGTCGTAAATGCTGGCAGTACTGGTTCTAACTACGGAGAAATAACAATAGGAGCTGGTTCTGTTGGAATGCGTGCAGAAAATGGTAAAATTAAAAATAATTCTACTGGAAAAATTTCTAGTACTGCTGAAAAGGCAACAGGAATGTCACAAAGTGGTAATGAAAATCTTGAAAATGAAGGTACAATCACATTGACAGGTAATCAATCTGTTGGAATGCATAGTGAAGGTGTGACAGCAGCAGGACATCAAATGATTAATAAGGGAATTGTCACAGTAGGGCATTCAGCAACAGCAACAAGTCCAAGCATAGGTATGTATGCTGCTAACACTGATAAGACGACTATTGTAAATAATGGAAAAGTAATTGCAGGAAATAAATCAACAGGAATTTATGGAGGAAATATAACTTTAAATAATAATTCAGAAACTTCAGCAGGTAATGGAGGAATAGGAGTTTATTCTAAAGGAGGAACTGTTGATATTAAAGAAAATGCAAAAATAAGTGTAGGAGATACATTAGGAGATAAACAAGAAGGTGTAGGAGTTTACCTTGCAGGAAATAATCAAACTCTTAACAGTGATACAGATAATTTAACTATTGGAAAAGGGTCATTTGGTTATGTTATGACAGGACAGGGTAATACAGTAAGAACAGGTAAAGCTGGAACAACAAGAATGATAAATCTTACTCATAGTTCAATATTTATGTATTCAGCAGATAGAACAGGAACAGCAGTGAATTACAATAATTTAAGATCAACTGGTGACTTGAACTATGGTATTTATGCTTCAGGAAGAGTAGACAATTATGGAACAATAGATTTTAGCCAAGGAATTGGAAATATTGGAGCATATAGCTATACAAAAGGAGCAACTACAACACCTAATTCTATAAGAAACTATGGAACAATAAATGTTTCTAAATCTGATTTACAAACAAATCCTGATGATAGAAAGTATGGAATAGGTATGGCAGCAGGGTATAGTGAAGAAAGCCCAGCTGGTTCAGGAAGAAAGGTAACAAGAGGAATTGGAAGTATTGAAAATCATGGACTAATAAGAGTTACTACACCAGATAGTATTGGAATGTATGCAACAGGAAAAGGTTCAAGAATATATAATGGACCTACAGGTAGAATAGAATTAAGTGGTCGTAAAAGAAATATAGGAATATTTGCTGAAAATGGAGCTGAAGTTGTAAATGAAGGAACAATTACAACAGTAGGTTCAGGAAATGTTGGGCAAATAGGAATAGGAATTACAAGTGGGGCAACCTTAATCAATAGAGGAAATATCCATGTAAATGCTGCAAGAGGTTATGGTTTATTTGTAGCAGGAGGAATAGTTAAAAATTATGGAAATATAACAGTAGCAGGAGGAGCACAAAAAACTAAAGAGGTCAGTGCATCGGATACATCAAAAGCCTTAGGAGATGAAGGTTTAGATAGAGTAGGAATCAAATCTCCAGCAGGAGCTTCTAAGGGAACTATAACATCAAATGGAAAAGTTAAAAAGCCTACTATAGTGCAAGCAATTCCTAATAGAAAACCTAGTGAAATTCCTAAATCATCAATAGGTATGTATTTAGATACATCAGGAATTAATTATACAAAACCTATTAATAATGTAGGAGCTTTGGCAGGACTAAAACAAGGAGATTTAATTGTAGGAACTGAAGCAGCTGACTATACAAACAGTAAATATATTCAACTGGGGCAAGATATAATAAAACCATATAATGAAATGATTAGAAAATCAGGAATAGAAAAGTGGTCTATATATTCAGCTTCACTTACTTGGATGGCATCTATAACTCAATTACCTGATTATACTATAAGAAATGCTTATTTAGTGAAGATACCTTATACAGTATTTGCAGGAGATAAAAATACAACAAGAGATACATATAATTTTACAGATGGATTAGAACAAAGATATGGAGTTGAAGGATTAAATTCAAGAGAAAAAGAATTATTTAAAAAGTTGAATAAAATTGGAAATAATGAAAGAATTTTACTACAACAAGCTTTTGATGAAATGATGGGACATCAGTATGCAAATGTTCAACAAAGAATTTATGCAACAGGGCAAATTTTAGATAAAGAATTTGACTATTTGAGAAATGAATGGAAAACAGTATCAAAAGATTCAAATAAAATAAAAATATTTGGAATAAAAGGAGAGTATAAAACAGATACAGCAGGAGTTATAGACTACAAAAATGAAGCTTATGGAATGGCTTATGTTCATGAAAATGAAGATATTAAGTTAGGAAAAGGCATAGGCTGGTATACAGGAATAGTGGACAATACATTCAAATTTAAAGATATTGGAAAATCAAAAGAAGAACAAATACAAGCCAAGGTAGGATTATTAAAGTCAATTCCATTTGATGATAACAATAGTCTAAATTGGACAATATCGGGAGATATTTTTGTAGGATATAATAAAATGCATAGAAAATATTTAGTAGTAAATGAAATATTTAATGCAAAATCTAAATACTATACTTATGGAATAGGAATAAAGAATAAAATAAGTAAAGATTTTAGATTAAGTGAAGATTTTTCATTAGTTCCATATGGTTCATTGAACTTAGAATATGGAAGAGTTAATAAAATAAAAGAAAAAGTTGGAGAAATAAGATTAGAAGTAAAAGAAAATTACTATGTATCAGTAAATCCAGAAATTGGAGCAGAGCTTACATATAAACATTTGTTAGCAAGTAGAAAGACATTTAGAATGGGATTAGGTATAGCCTATGAAAATGAATTAGGAAAAGTTGCAAATGGAAAGAATAAAGCAAGAGTAGCTTATACAAATGCAGATTGGTTCAATATTAGAGGTGAAAAAGAAGATAGAAAAGGAAATATCAAATTTGACTTAAATATTGGATTAGACAATCAAAGAGTAGGAGTAACTGCAAATGCAGGTTATGATACAAAAGGGCATAATGTAAGAGGAGGATTAGGACTAAGAGTTATATTCTAA
- a CDS encoding glycerophosphodiester phosphodiesterase: MKIFAHRGASGYAPENTLTAIKKAIEMKADGIEIDIQLTKDGKIVVIHDWKVDRTTTGRGFVYELDFDYIRSLDAGQWYTKDFVGEVVPTLEEVLDVLPNDMMLNIEIKDTARKHSNIEEKMLEVLKKYPEKFEDIIVSSFHHDKIKRLQELEPKLKLALLTDSEFIEIEKYLSTNGLKSYSYHPEINLISKKDVEILHKNDVKVFVWTVNKEEDLDYLVTLGVDGVITNYPDIMKELLM, encoded by the coding sequence ATGAAAATTTTTGCACACAGAGGAGCATCTGGTTATGCACCAGAAAATACTTTAACAGCAATAAAAAAAGCTATTGAAATGAAAGCTGATGGTATAGAAATAGATATTCAACTTACAAAAGATGGAAAAATAGTTGTTATACATGATTGGAAAGTTGATAGAACTACAACTGGTAGAGGTTTTGTGTATGAACTAGATTTTGATTACATAAGATCTTTGGATGCAGGACAATGGTATACAAAAGATTTCGTAGGCGAAGTTGTTCCTACATTAGAAGAAGTTTTAGATGTACTTCCAAATGATATGATGTTAAATATAGAAATTAAAGATACAGCAAGAAAACACAGTAATATAGAAGAAAAAATGCTAGAAGTTTTAAAGAAATATCCAGAAAAGTTTGAGGATATTATTGTATCTTCTTTTCATCATGATAAAATAAAAAGATTACAAGAATTAGAACCAAAGTTAAAATTAGCATTATTAACTGATAGTGAATTTATAGAAATAGAAAAATATTTATCAACTAATGGATTAAAGTCTTATAGTTATCACCCAGAAATAAATCTTATTTCTAAAAAGGATGTTGAAATACTACATAAAAATGATGTAAAAGTTTTTGTCTGGACAGTGAATAAAGAGGAAGATTTGGATTATTTAGTAACACTAGGGGTTGATGGAGTTATAACTAACTATCCTGATATTATGAAAGAATTATTAATGTAA
- the trhA gene encoding PAQR family membrane homeostasis protein TrhA codes for MRLNRRLTFSEELGNTITHGVMAAATLVLLPIGSLWGYFHGGYASATGISIFIMSLLLMFLSSTLYHAMNHNSKHKAIFRILDHIFIYVAIAGSYTPVALVIVGGWKGILIVVLQWVIVLVGILYKSLATRAMPKLSLTLYLVMGWTAIFFFPTLVRKANTVFLVLVILGGVMYSIGAYFFVHDYKKYYHMIWHLFINIAAILHLIGIGFFLYRK; via the coding sequence ATGAGATTAAATAGAAGATTAACATTTTCAGAAGAGCTTGGTAATACAATTACACATGGAGTTATGGCAGCAGCTACTTTAGTATTACTACCTATCGGAAGTTTATGGGGATATTTTCATGGTGGTTACGCTTCAGCTACTGGAATAAGCATTTTTATTATGTCTTTACTTTTAATGTTTTTAAGTTCAACACTTTATCATGCTATGAACCATAATAGCAAACATAAGGCAATTTTTAGAATTTTAGATCATATTTTTATTTATGTTGCCATTGCAGGTAGCTATACACCTGTTGCCTTAGTTATAGTTGGTGGTTGGAAAGGAATTTTAATTGTTGTATTACAATGGGTAATTGTATTAGTTGGAATATTATATAAGTCATTAGCAACAAGAGCTATGCCAAAATTAAGTTTAACTTTATATTTAGTTATGGGTTGGACAGCAATATTTTTCTTTCCTACACTTGTTAGAAAAGCAAATACAGTTTTTCTTGTGCTAGTTATATTAGGTGGAGTTATGTATTCAATAGGTGCTTATTTCTTTGTTCATGATTATAAAAAATACTATCATATGATATGGCACTTGTTTATAAATATAGCTGCCATTTTACATCTAATCGGAATAGGATTTTTCCTATATAGAAAATAA